A genome region from Thermomonospora amylolytica includes the following:
- a CDS encoding valine--tRNA ligase — protein sequence MERQDADVDLPTQYRPAEVEGRLYERWVQAGLFAADPARDPSRPPFSIVIPPPNVTGSLHMGHALDHSIQDALIRRRRMQGHETLWLPGMDHAGIATQNVVERELAKQGLSRHDLGREAFVERVWQWKAESGGRILGQMRRLGDSVDWSREAFTMDEQRARAVRTIFKRLFDDGLIYRAERIINWCPRCLTALSDIEVEHAEREGELVSIRYGDGDTEIVVATTRAETMLGDTAVAVHPGDERYRHLVGREVELPLTGRRIPIVADEHVDPSFGTGAVKVTPAHDPNDFEIGRRHSLPAVTIMDERGVITAHGPFEGLDRFEARPAVVAALREQGRIVKEVRPYEHAVGHCQRCSTVVEPRVSLQWFVKVAPLAKAAGDAVRDGRVRIHPPEMAARYFAWVDNMHDWCISRQLWWGHRIPVWYGPDGEVFCAGPDDEPPAGWTQDTDVLDTWFSSALWPFSTLGWPDRTPDLERFYPTSVLVTGYDILFFWVARMMMFGLYAMDGVEPFKVIALHGMVRDQHGKKMSKSFGNVVDPLDWIERYGADATRFTLLRGANPGGDVPVAEEWAQGSRNFCNKLWNATRFALMNGAHVRGDLPDGLTTADRWILSRLQNVIAEVDEHFEAFEFAKACETLYHFAWDEVCDWYVELSKVQLGDERAEATRRVLGEVLDKLLRMLHPLVPFVTEELWTSLTGAETLVTAAWPAAEQSRIDKDAEAELESLQRLVTEVRRFRSDQGLKPGQKVAAALRFGDSPLAAHEEGIRSLLRLTAPGDGFSATASLPVEGVTVELDTAGAIDVAAERKRLEKDLAAARKEVEQTRRKLGNADFLAKAPEAVVAKNRARLAQAEADIARLESQLAALPKA from the coding sequence ATGGAACGCCAGGACGCCGACGTGGATCTGCCCACCCAGTACCGGCCCGCCGAGGTCGAGGGCAGGCTGTACGAGCGCTGGGTACAGGCCGGCCTGTTCGCCGCCGACCCGGCCCGCGACCCCTCGCGCCCGCCGTTCTCCATCGTGATCCCGCCGCCGAACGTGACCGGATCGCTGCACATGGGCCACGCGCTGGACCACTCGATCCAGGACGCGCTGATCCGGCGGCGGCGCATGCAGGGCCACGAGACGCTGTGGCTGCCGGGCATGGACCACGCCGGCATCGCCACCCAGAACGTGGTCGAGCGGGAGCTGGCCAAGCAGGGGCTGTCGCGTCACGACCTGGGCCGTGAGGCGTTCGTCGAGCGGGTCTGGCAGTGGAAGGCCGAGTCCGGCGGCCGGATCCTGGGCCAGATGCGCCGGCTGGGCGACAGCGTGGACTGGTCCCGCGAGGCGTTCACCATGGACGAGCAGCGGGCCCGCGCGGTGCGCACCATCTTCAAGCGGCTGTTCGACGACGGCCTGATCTACCGCGCCGAGCGCATCATCAACTGGTGCCCGCGCTGCCTGACCGCCCTGTCGGACATCGAGGTCGAGCACGCCGAGCGCGAGGGCGAGCTGGTCTCCATCCGCTACGGCGACGGCGACACCGAGATCGTGGTGGCCACCACCCGGGCCGAGACGATGCTGGGCGACACCGCGGTGGCCGTGCACCCCGGCGACGAGCGCTACCGCCACCTGGTCGGCAGGGAGGTCGAGCTGCCGCTGACCGGCCGCCGCATCCCGATCGTCGCCGACGAGCACGTCGACCCGTCCTTCGGCACCGGCGCGGTCAAGGTCACCCCGGCGCACGACCCCAACGACTTCGAGATCGGCCGCCGCCACTCGCTGCCGGCCGTCACGATCATGGACGAGCGCGGCGTGATCACCGCGCACGGGCCGTTCGAGGGGCTGGACCGCTTCGAGGCCCGGCCCGCCGTGGTCGCCGCGCTGCGCGAGCAGGGCCGCATCGTCAAGGAGGTCCGCCCCTACGAGCACGCCGTCGGGCACTGCCAGCGCTGCTCCACCGTGGTCGAGCCGCGGGTGTCGCTGCAGTGGTTCGTCAAGGTCGCGCCGCTGGCCAAGGCCGCCGGGGACGCCGTCCGCGACGGGCGGGTGCGGATCCACCCGCCGGAGATGGCCGCGCGTTACTTCGCGTGGGTCGACAACATGCACGACTGGTGCATCAGCCGCCAGCTGTGGTGGGGCCACCGGATCCCGGTCTGGTACGGCCCGGACGGCGAGGTGTTCTGCGCCGGGCCCGACGACGAGCCGCCCGCCGGGTGGACCCAGGACACCGACGTGCTGGACACCTGGTTCTCCTCGGCGCTGTGGCCGTTCTCCACGCTCGGCTGGCCCGACCGCACCCCCGACCTGGAGCGCTTCTACCCGACCTCGGTCCTGGTCACCGGGTACGACATCCTGTTCTTCTGGGTCGCCCGGATGATGATGTTCGGCCTGTACGCGATGGACGGGGTCGAGCCGTTCAAGGTCATCGCCCTGCACGGCATGGTGCGCGACCAGCACGGCAAGAAGATGTCCAAGTCGTTCGGCAACGTCGTCGACCCGCTGGACTGGATCGAGCGGTACGGCGCCGACGCCACCCGCTTCACCCTGCTGCGCGGCGCCAACCCGGGCGGGGACGTGCCGGTGGCCGAGGAGTGGGCGCAGGGCTCGCGCAACTTCTGCAACAAGCTGTGGAACGCCACCCGCTTCGCCCTGATGAACGGCGCCCACGTGCGCGGCGACCTGCCGGACGGGCTCACCACCGCCGACCGGTGGATCCTGTCCCGGCTGCAGAACGTCATCGCCGAGGTCGACGAGCACTTCGAGGCGTTCGAGTTCGCCAAGGCGTGCGAGACCCTCTACCACTTCGCCTGGGACGAGGTCTGCGACTGGTACGTGGAGCTGTCCAAGGTCCAGCTCGGCGACGAGCGCGCCGAGGCCACCCGCCGGGTGCTCGGCGAGGTCCTGGACAAGCTGCTGCGGATGCTGCACCCGCTGGTCCCGTTCGTCACCGAGGAGCTGTGGACCTCGCTGACCGGCGCGGAGACGCTGGTGACCGCGGCCTGGCCGGCCGCCGAGCAGTCCCGGATCGACAAGGACGCCGAGGCGGAGCTGGAGTCGCTGCAGCGGCTGGTGACCGAGGTCCGCCGGTTCCGCTCCGACCAGGGCCTCAAGCCCGGCCAGAAGGTCGCCGCCGCGCTGCGCTTCGGCGACTCCCCGCTGGCCGCCCACGAGGAGGGCATCCGCTCGCTGCTGCGGCTGACCGCCCCCGGCGACGGCTTCTCGGCCACCGCGTCGCTGCCGGTCGAGGGCGTCACCGTCGAGCTCGACACCGCCGGGGCCATCGACGTCGCCGCCGAGCGCAAGCGCCTGGAGAAGGACCTGGCCGCCGCCCGCAAGGAGGTCGAGCAGACCCGCCGCAAGCTGGGCAACGCCGACTTCCTGGCCAAGGCCCCCGAGGCCGTGGTGGCCAAGAACCGCGCCCGGCTGGCCCAGGCCGAGGCCGACATCGCCCGGCTGGAATCCCAGCTGGCGGCCCTGCCGAAGGCCTGA
- a CDS encoding bifunctional folylpolyglutamate synthase/dihydrofolate synthase — protein sequence MARGVEWTFDPTLDRIADLVDLLGSPQRSYPVIHVTGTNGKSSTARLIEILLRERGLRTGLFTSPHLTTMRERIVIDGEPISAEAFAATYRDVLPYLELVDGKHEQRLSYFETLTAMAYAAFADAPVDVAVVEVGMGGVWDATNVADGAVAVITPIGLDHTVHLGPTIEDIATEKAGIIKPGAVAVLAQQPLPAAEILLRRVVEVGATAAREGIEFGVLGRDVAVGGQMVRLQGLHAVYEDLFLPLFGAHQASNAACALAAVEAFAGGAPSRTGGDLTAATRIAAGEDFEGAGELDPALVRSAFAKASSPGRLEIVRTGPTVLLDAAHNPMGMAATVAAVTEEFGFTRLVGVLAVSADKDVPGMLDQLEPVLAEVVVTANSTQRSMPPRELAELAAGVFGAERVHVADRLDDAIDRALALAEETGEYQGAGVLITGSVVTVGEARTLLRVEEGR from the coding sequence ATGGCGCGCGGCGTGGAGTGGACGTTCGATCCCACCCTGGACCGCATCGCCGACCTGGTGGACCTGCTGGGCTCCCCGCAGCGCTCCTACCCGGTGATCCACGTGACCGGGACCAACGGCAAGTCCAGCACCGCCCGGCTGATCGAGATCCTGTTGCGGGAACGCGGGCTGCGCACCGGGCTGTTCACCAGCCCCCACCTGACCACCATGCGGGAGCGCATCGTCATCGACGGCGAGCCGATCTCCGCGGAGGCGTTCGCCGCCACCTACCGGGACGTGCTGCCCTACCTGGAACTGGTGGACGGCAAGCACGAGCAGCGGCTGTCGTACTTCGAGACGCTCACCGCCATGGCGTACGCGGCGTTCGCCGACGCCCCGGTGGACGTGGCGGTGGTCGAGGTCGGCATGGGCGGCGTGTGGGACGCCACCAACGTGGCCGACGGGGCGGTCGCGGTCATCACCCCCATCGGGCTGGACCACACCGTCCACCTGGGCCCCACCATCGAGGACATCGCCACCGAGAAGGCCGGGATCATCAAGCCGGGCGCGGTCGCGGTGCTGGCGCAGCAGCCGCTGCCGGCCGCCGAGATCCTGCTGCGCCGCGTCGTGGAGGTCGGCGCCACCGCCGCCCGCGAGGGCATCGAGTTCGGGGTGCTGGGCCGGGACGTGGCGGTCGGCGGCCAGATGGTGCGGCTGCAGGGCCTGCACGCCGTCTACGAGGACCTGTTCCTGCCGCTGTTCGGGGCGCACCAGGCGAGCAACGCGGCCTGCGCGCTGGCGGCGGTGGAGGCGTTCGCCGGCGGCGCGCCGTCGCGGACCGGCGGCGACCTGACCGCCGCCACCCGGATCGCGGCCGGCGAGGACTTCGAGGGCGCCGGCGAGCTCGACCCGGCGCTGGTGCGGTCGGCGTTCGCCAAGGCGTCCTCCCCGGGCCGGCTGGAGATCGTCCGGACCGGGCCGACCGTGCTGCTGGACGCCGCGCACAACCCGATGGGCATGGCCGCCACCGTCGCGGCCGTCACCGAGGAGTTCGGCTTCACCCGGCTGGTCGGGGTGCTGGCGGTGTCGGCCGACAAGGACGTGCCCGGGATGCTGGACCAGCTCGAGCCGGTGCTGGCCGAGGTGGTGGTCACCGCCAACTCCACCCAGCGGTCGATGCCGCCCAGGGAGCTGGCGGAGCTGGCCGCGGGCGTGTTCGGGGCGGAACGGGTGCACGTGGCCGACCGCCTCGACGACGCCATCGACCGGGCCCTGGCGCTGGCCGAGGAGACCGGCGAGTACCAGGGCGCCGGGGTGCTGATCACCGGCTCGGTGGTTACCGTGGGCGAGGCCCGTACGCTGCTGCGCGTGGAGGAGGGACGATGA
- a CDS encoding DUF4233 domain-containing protein, which yields MSGAEGRPAPPKPSSLLAAVLTSEAVVIGLAIPVAVAVQGVDGRTAGLVCGGLAVACLLLAGLVRRRWAVAAGSVLQAALIAAGFMVSTMFFLGVLFGALWVTALWLGRKVQGADAR from the coding sequence ATGAGCGGCGCCGAGGGACGGCCCGCGCCGCCCAAGCCGAGTTCGCTGCTGGCGGCGGTGCTGACCAGCGAGGCCGTGGTGATCGGGCTGGCGATCCCGGTGGCGGTGGCGGTGCAGGGCGTCGACGGCCGGACCGCCGGGCTGGTGTGCGGGGGGCTGGCGGTGGCGTGCCTGCTGCTGGCCGGGCTGGTGCGCCGCCGGTGGGCGGTCGCGGCCGGCAGCGTGCTGCAGGCCGCGCTGATCGCCGCCGGATTCATGGTGTCCACGATGTTCTTTCTCGGCGTGCTTTTCGGTGCTTTGTGGGTCACCGCCCTCTGGCTCGGCCGCAAGGTCCAGGGAGCCGACGCGCGTTAG
- the ndk gene encoding nucleoside-diphosphate kinase, translating into MSERTLVLVKPDGVRRGVVGEVISRIERKGLKIVALELRTLTREVAEDHYAEHRERPFFGELVDFITGGPLVAMVVEGPRAIEAFRALAGATDPVKAAPGTIRGDFALEIGENIVHGSDSPESAAREVKLFFPELG; encoded by the coding sequence GTGTCCGAGCGCACTCTCGTCCTGGTCAAGCCCGACGGCGTCCGCCGCGGTGTGGTCGGCGAGGTCATCTCGCGCATCGAGCGCAAGGGTCTGAAGATCGTCGCGCTCGAGCTGCGCACCCTCACCCGCGAGGTCGCCGAGGACCACTACGCCGAGCACCGCGAGCGCCCGTTCTTCGGCGAGCTGGTGGACTTCATCACCGGCGGCCCGCTGGTCGCCATGGTCGTCGAGGGCCCGCGCGCCATCGAGGCGTTCCGCGCCCTGGCCGGCGCCACCGACCCGGTCAAGGCCGCCCCCGGCACCATCCGCGGCGACTTCGCCCTGGAGATCGGCGAGAACATCGTGCACGGCTCCGACTCGCCCGAGTCCGCCGCCCGCGAGGTCAAGCTGTTCTTCCCCGAGCTGGGCTGA
- the mreC gene encoding rod shape-determining protein MreC, producing MRDTRRTRVVLGALLVTALVLITVDYRGGEGSPLRVLRAAGDAVFGPIERLSASVVRPVGNAFDAITDAPGERRRAERLERENQRLREQLRAQRIDAERAAQLQRLLGSAGLGGYKIVPAQVISAGQGLEDTVTIDVGSGSGVRPDMTVMTADGLVGRVTRVGPATATVLLATDAASSVGARLEDSREIGIVQGAGRRGVGGGGLTPLRLQLLNAHAPLRAGQRLVTLGSQGERPYVPGVPIGTVERVEQSIGSLTRTAYVRPFVNFSTLDVVGVVVAPPKSDPRDAVLPPRPARPSTPPPSPSPSTTASPSPSTSASPRATQTPDTGD from the coding sequence GTGAGAGACACCCGGCGTACCCGCGTGGTGCTCGGCGCGCTGCTGGTCACCGCGCTGGTGCTGATCACCGTGGACTACCGCGGTGGGGAGGGCTCGCCGCTGCGCGTGCTGCGCGCCGCCGGCGACGCCGTGTTCGGTCCGATCGAACGGCTGTCGGCGTCGGTGGTCCGCCCGGTCGGCAACGCGTTCGACGCGATCACCGACGCGCCCGGCGAGCGCCGCCGCGCCGAGCGGCTGGAACGCGAGAACCAGCGGCTGCGCGAGCAGTTGCGCGCCCAGCGGATCGACGCCGAGCGGGCCGCGCAGCTGCAGCGGCTGCTGGGGTCGGCGGGGCTGGGCGGCTACAAGATCGTTCCGGCCCAGGTGATCTCCGCGGGACAGGGCCTGGAGGACACCGTCACCATCGACGTCGGCAGCGGCAGCGGGGTGCGCCCGGACATGACCGTGATGACCGCCGACGGGCTGGTCGGCCGCGTCACCCGGGTCGGCCCGGCCACCGCCACCGTGCTGCTGGCCACCGACGCGGCGTCCTCGGTGGGCGCCCGGCTGGAGGACTCCCGGGAGATCGGCATCGTGCAGGGCGCGGGCCGCCGCGGCGTCGGCGGGGGCGGGCTGACCCCGCTGCGCCTCCAGCTGCTGAACGCGCACGCCCCGCTGCGCGCCGGGCAGCGGCTGGTGACGCTCGGCTCGCAGGGCGAACGCCCGTACGTGCCGGGCGTTCCGATCGGGACCGTGGAACGCGTCGAGCAGTCCATCGGGTCGCTCACCCGCACCGCCTACGTGCGTCCGTTCGTCAACTTCAGCACCCTGGACGTGGTGGGCGTGGTGGTCGCGCCGCCCAAGTCGGACCCGCGCGACGCCGTGCTGCCGCCCAGGCCCGCGCGGCCGTCGACGCCCCCGCCGTCGCCGTCGCCGTCGACCACCGCGAGCCCGAGCCCGAGCACCTCCGCCTCGCCCAGAGCCACCCAGACACCGGACACGGGGGACTGA
- the mreD gene encoding rod shape-determining protein MreD, which translates to MLTTTDMPPGRNLTAAAVIVVALVLQVSVANRLPLPGAVTPDLVLLTVVALALTGGPLTGAVAGFCAGLAADIIPPADHTIGRYALVYCLIGYICGLVSDEMTRSAVVPFLAVAAGALAGTLLYAGLGMMLGDPRSAWEIVRRIVPLQIVYDVLASPFVVWAVLRATRRFERDRGRDRFDLPVARYRTLSSRM; encoded by the coding sequence GTGCTGACGACCACCGATATGCCGCCCGGCCGCAACCTGACGGCGGCGGCCGTGATCGTGGTGGCCCTGGTCCTGCAGGTGTCGGTGGCCAACCGGCTGCCGCTGCCCGGCGCGGTCACCCCGGACCTGGTGCTGCTGACGGTGGTGGCGCTGGCGCTGACCGGCGGGCCGCTGACCGGGGCGGTGGCCGGGTTCTGCGCCGGGCTGGCCGCCGACATCATCCCGCCCGCCGACCACACCATCGGCCGCTACGCCCTGGTGTACTGCCTGATCGGCTACATCTGCGGGCTGGTCAGCGACGAGATGACCCGCTCGGCGGTGGTGCCGTTCCTGGCGGTCGCGGCCGGGGCGCTGGCCGGGACGCTGCTGTACGCCGGGCTGGGCATGATGCTCGGCGATCCGCGCTCGGCCTGGGAGATCGTCCGCCGGATCGTCCCGCTGCAGATCGTCTACGACGTGCTGGCCAGCCCGTTCGTGGTGTGGGCGGTGCTGCGGGCGACCCGGCGGTTCGAACGCGACCGCGGCCGTGACCGGTTCGACCTGCCGGTCGCCCGCTACCGCACGCTGTCGTCCCGGATGTGA
- the mrdA gene encoding penicillin-binding protein 2 translates to MNPKTHFRLTVLHVVVLAMLLVLLGRLWNLQVINGEHYRDVAAQNRIREIVVPATRGMILDSSGRALVRNRAALVVSVDRTVLSRQDDGGRAVLDRLAATLGTTRAELEKRIRLCSPTVKRPCWPGSPYQPIPVADRVDPKQALQIMERAEEYPGVIAAVQAVREYPRPEGAVAAQTLGYLQPITQEEMDERRGLKVTGYSGVDLIGRDGLEAQYDTDLRGQPGVREVLVDSQGRVTGTAREQAPVPGSSLVTSLDARIQAAAEQAIKNAVDKARKAGSKADSGAAVVMDARTGRVVALASYPSYDPSIWIGGISQAEYEGLLGRSQGQPLISRAIQGQFPPASTFKISSVAAAVADGYPLNGTYPCPGSYRVGNREFRNFEGQAHGSMNLHRALVVSCDTIFYKFAYEQWLRDGGLKPARKPKDPMATMARNFGFGSRTGVDLPSEAEGRIPDRTWKREYWQATKDDTCKAAKNGYKDLERTAPSRAAYLKAIAKEHCAEGFVWRPGDAANFSIGQGDVLVTPLQLARAYAAVANGGKLVVPRVGLAVIRPDGTVVRHIEPPEPERLPVDGKVLAYMRRALADVTTNGTAAGAFNGFDLKKVHVAGKTGTAEVYGKEDTAWFASFAPARNPRFVVVAMISQAGTGGTYAAPAVREIYEAMYGLNGKKAALVNGDLPNRLPRVRPDGTVAVPTGTAP, encoded by the coding sequence ATGAACCCCAAGACCCACTTCCGGCTGACCGTGCTGCATGTCGTGGTGCTGGCGATGCTGCTGGTGCTGCTGGGACGGCTGTGGAACCTGCAGGTCATCAACGGTGAGCACTACCGTGACGTGGCCGCGCAGAACCGGATCCGCGAGATCGTGGTCCCGGCCACCCGGGGCATGATCCTCGACAGCAGCGGCCGGGCGCTGGTCCGCAACCGGGCCGCCCTGGTGGTCTCGGTGGACCGCACGGTGCTGTCGCGGCAGGACGACGGCGGCAGGGCCGTCCTGGACCGGCTGGCGGCCACCCTCGGCACCACCCGCGCCGAACTGGAGAAGCGGATCCGGCTGTGCTCGCCCACGGTGAAGCGGCCGTGCTGGCCGGGCTCGCCGTACCAGCCGATCCCGGTCGCCGACCGGGTCGACCCCAAGCAGGCGCTGCAGATCATGGAACGGGCCGAGGAGTACCCCGGGGTGATCGCGGCGGTCCAGGCGGTCCGCGAGTACCCCCGGCCGGAGGGCGCGGTCGCCGCGCAGACCCTCGGCTACCTGCAGCCCATCACCCAGGAGGAGATGGACGAGCGGCGCGGGCTGAAGGTCACCGGCTACAGCGGCGTGGACCTGATCGGCCGGGACGGGCTGGAGGCCCAGTACGACACCGATCTGCGCGGGCAGCCCGGCGTGCGGGAGGTGCTGGTCGACAGCCAGGGGCGGGTCACCGGCACCGCCCGCGAGCAGGCGCCCGTTCCCGGCTCGTCCCTGGTGACCAGCCTGGACGCGCGGATCCAGGCCGCCGCCGAGCAGGCGATCAAGAACGCCGTCGACAAGGCCCGCAAGGCAGGCTCCAAGGCCGACTCGGGCGCGGCGGTGGTGATGGACGCCCGCACCGGCCGGGTGGTGGCGCTGGCCAGCTACCCCAGCTACGACCCCAGCATCTGGATCGGCGGGATCTCCCAGGCCGAGTACGAGGGGCTGCTGGGCAGGTCGCAGGGGCAGCCGCTGATCTCCCGCGCCATCCAGGGGCAGTTCCCGCCGGCCTCCACGTTCAAGATCTCCTCGGTGGCCGCGGCGGTCGCCGACGGCTACCCGCTGAACGGCACCTACCCGTGCCCGGGCTCGTACCGGGTCGGCAACCGGGAGTTCCGCAACTTCGAGGGTCAGGCGCACGGCAGCATGAACCTGCACCGGGCGCTGGTGGTCTCCTGCGACACGATCTTCTACAAGTTCGCCTACGAGCAGTGGCTGCGCGACGGGGGCCTCAAGCCGGCCAGGAAGCCCAAGGACCCGATGGCGACCATGGCCCGCAACTTCGGCTTCGGCTCCAGGACCGGGGTGGACCTGCCCAGCGAGGCCGAGGGCCGGATCCCCGACCGCACCTGGAAGCGCGAGTACTGGCAGGCCACCAAGGACGACACCTGCAAGGCCGCCAAGAACGGCTACAAGGACCTGGAGCGCACCGCCCCGTCGCGGGCCGCGTACCTGAAGGCCATCGCCAAGGAGCACTGCGCCGAGGGCTTCGTGTGGCGGCCCGGTGACGCCGCCAACTTCTCCATCGGCCAGGGCGACGTGCTGGTCACCCCGCTGCAGCTGGCGCGGGCGTACGCGGCGGTGGCCAACGGCGGGAAGCTGGTGGTGCCGCGGGTCGGGCTGGCGGTGATCCGCCCGGACGGCACCGTGGTCCGGCACATCGAGCCGCCCGAGCCGGAGCGGCTGCCGGTCGACGGCAAGGTGCTGGCCTACATGCGCAGGGCCCTGGCGGACGTGACCACCAACGGCACCGCGGCGGGCGCGTTCAACGGGTTCGACCTCAAGAAGGTCCATGTGGCGGGCAAGACCGGCACCGCCGAGGTCTACGGCAAGGAGGACACCGCGTGGTTCGCCTCCTTCGCCCCCGCCAGGAACCCCCGCTTCGTCGTGGTGGCGATGATCTCCCAGGCCGGCACCGGCGGCACCTACGCGGCCCCGGCCGTCCGCGAGATCTACGAGGCGATGTACGGGCTGAACGGCAAGAAGGCCGCGCTGGTGAACGGCGACCTGCCGAACAGGCTGCCCAGGGTGCGCCCGGACGGGACCGTCGCGGTGCCGACGGGGACCGCGCCGTGA
- the rodA gene encoding rod shape-determining protein RodA — MIAGIGATDVVEGYGSRHTWRHRAAALRRLDWSLILAVVALSVLSALLVRSATWAELAEQGKDPQGFLKRHLLNLAIGFGLGAVVSMLDYRLLRAYAPIVYGLACAGLVAVLSPLGETINGSHSWIVVGGGFQVQPSEFAKVGLVVLLAMLLAEPRDGEPRDTDAGPGPRDIVLALALAGAPAALVLAQPDLGTTLVFGAVVMGMLAMSGVRKRWLAGLAGGALLAGLAVWFLGLLKPYQIARFTAFANPEADPRGAGYNAMQARIAVGSGGVTGKGLFEGEQTGGHFVPEQQTDFIFTVAGEELGFVGGCLVIVLLGVVLWRGLRIASSAADPFGALVAAGVVCWLAFQMFENIGMTLGIMPITGLPLPFVSYGGSATFANMIALGLLQAVHLRARPFPA, encoded by the coding sequence ATGATCGCGGGGATCGGCGCCACCGACGTGGTGGAGGGCTACGGCAGCCGGCACACCTGGCGGCACCGCGCCGCCGCGCTGCGCCGGCTGGACTGGAGCCTGATCCTGGCCGTGGTGGCGCTGTCGGTGCTGAGCGCGCTGCTGGTCCGCTCGGCGACCTGGGCGGAGCTGGCCGAGCAGGGCAAGGACCCCCAGGGCTTCCTCAAACGGCACCTGCTGAACCTGGCGATCGGGTTCGGGCTCGGCGCGGTGGTGTCGATGCTGGACTACCGGCTGCTGCGCGCCTACGCCCCGATCGTGTACGGGCTGGCCTGCGCGGGCCTGGTCGCGGTGCTGTCCCCGCTGGGCGAGACGATCAACGGGTCGCACTCGTGGATCGTGGTGGGCGGCGGGTTCCAGGTGCAGCCGTCGGAGTTCGCCAAGGTCGGGCTGGTGGTGCTGCTGGCGATGCTGCTGGCCGAGCCGCGCGACGGCGAGCCCCGCGACACCGACGCCGGTCCCGGCCCGCGCGACATCGTGCTGGCGCTGGCGCTGGCCGGCGCCCCGGCGGCGCTGGTGCTGGCGCAGCCCGACCTGGGCACCACGCTGGTGTTCGGGGCCGTGGTGATGGGGATGCTGGCGATGTCCGGGGTCCGCAAGCGGTGGCTGGCGGGCCTGGCCGGCGGGGCGTTGCTGGCGGGCCTGGCGGTGTGGTTCCTCGGGCTGCTCAAGCCGTACCAGATCGCCCGGTTCACCGCGTTCGCCAATCCGGAGGCCGACCCGCGCGGCGCCGGCTACAACGCCATGCAGGCGCGGATCGCGGTCGGCTCGGGCGGCGTCACCGGCAAGGGGCTGTTCGAGGGGGAGCAGACCGGCGGCCATTTCGTGCCCGAGCAGCAGACCGACTTCATCTTCACCGTCGCCGGGGAGGAACTGGGGTTCGTCGGCGGCTGCCTGGTCATCGTGCTGCTGGGCGTGGTGCTGTGGCGGGGCCTGCGGATCGCCAGCTCGGCCGCCGACCCGTTCGGGGCGCTGGTGGCGGCCGGGGTGGTGTGCTGGCTGGCGTTCCAGATGTTCGAGAACATCGGGATGACGCTGGGCATCATGCCGATCACCGGGCTGCCGCTGCCGTTCGTGTCCTACGGCGGGTCGGCGACGTTCGCCAACATGATCGCGCTCGGCCTGCTGCAGGCCGTCCACCTGCGCGCCCGCCCCTTCCCCGCCTGA